One stretch of Pieris brassicae chromosome 8, ilPieBrab1.1, whole genome shotgun sequence DNA includes these proteins:
- the LOC123712955 gene encoding beta-1,4-N-acetylgalactosaminyltransferase bre-4-like, protein MGGAGGGGRAARALRLLLLLVLALAAVEYLFGSILDASPLRTYLYTPVYNATQSTIKANERQPWPKIPLQNSTHNTPINNTLSQNNTLNMTRRNETELSTPILLTKIMEGIKNFVTTEGGVKVSEPAMPLCDAMPPDLGPVTVNKTEIELEWVEKKYPQVHRGGRYSPPNCTARHKVAIIVPYRDRQQHLAIFLNHMHPFLMKQQIEYGIFIVEQEGSSDFNRAKLMNVGFAESQKQKAGGWQCFIFHDIDLLPLDSRNLYSCPKQPRHMSASIDKLHFKLPYEDIFGGVSAMTLEQFTKVNGFSNKYWGWGGEDDDMFYRIKKMNYHIARYKMSIARYAMLDHKKSAPNPKRYQLLSQTSKTFQKDGLSTLEYDVVQVVQHHLYTHVLANVDERS, encoded by the exons ATGGGAGGCGCGGGTGGCGGAGGCCGGGCGGCGCGTGCGCTGCGCCTGCTACTACTTCTGGTGCTGGCCCTCGCCGCCGTTGAGTATCTCTTTGGCTCCATACTTGACGCCTCGCCGCTTAGGACCTATCTATACACACCCGTGTACAACGCTACACAGTCTACGATcaa AGCCAACGAAAGACAGCCTTGGCCTAAAATACCTCTGCAAAACTCAACTCACAATActcctataaataatactttaagcCAGAACAATACCCTGAATATGACTCGACGAAATGAGACTGAGCTGAGCACACCAATTTTACTCACTAAAATAATGGAGGGTATAAAAAATTTTGTGACTACCGAAGGCGGGGTAAAGGTCAGTGAACCCGCGATGCCTCTGTGTGATGCGATGCCTCCAGACTTAG GCCCTGTTACCGTGAACAAAACGGAGATTGAGCTGGAGTGGGTGGAGAAGAAATATCCTCAAGTACATAGAGGGGGACGCTACTCACCACCCAACTGCACGGCCAGGCATAAGGTGGCTATCATTGTGCCATACAG GGATCGCCAACAACATTTGGCGATTTTCCTGAACCACATGCATccttttttaatgaaacaacAAATTGAGTATGGAATTTTCATCGTCGAACAAGAAG GTTCAAGTGACTTCAACCGTGCAAAACTGATGAATGTAGGTTTCGCCGAGAGTCAAAAGCAGAAAGCTGGAGGCTGGCAATGTTTCATCTTTCACGATATCGATTTGTTGCCTCTAGACTCAAGAAACCTATACTCATGTCCTAAACAGCCGAGACACATGTCCGCTTCTATAGATAAACTACATTTTAA GTTGCCATACGAAGATATATTCGGCGGTGTGTCTGCAATGACCTTGGAACAGTTTACCAAGGTCAACGGCTTCTCAAATAAATACTGGGGATGGGGTGGCGAAGATGACGACATGTTCTACAG GATTAAGAAGATGAACTACCACATAGCGAGGTACAAGATGTCAATAGCTCGTTATGCGATGCTGGATCATAAGAAATCTGCACCAAATCCTAAGag gtACCAACTGTTATCGCAGACAAGCAAAACATTCCAAAAAGACGGTTTATCGACTTTAGAATATGATGTAGTTCAGGTAGTACAACATCATCTATATACACACGTTTTAGCCAATGTAGACGAACGTAGCTGA